In Ruminiclostridium papyrosolvens DSM 2782, the following proteins share a genomic window:
- a CDS encoding helix-turn-helix domain-containing protein, with product MLINEKLRAIEDYLSGKRGPSQICFELQISKKSFSDWLRIYRLHREQGLQTLSNNKLYSEAIKSQAVKV from the coding sequence ATTTTAATAAATGAAAAATTAAGGGCAATCGAAGATTACTTGTCTGGCAAAAGAGGACCCTCTCAAATCTGTTTTGAACTGCAAATTAGTAAAAAATCCTTTTCTGATTGGCTCCGTATATATAGATTACATAGAGAACAGGGACTACAGACGTTATCTAATAATAAACTTTACTCTGAAGCGATTAAGTCACAGGCTGTCAAAGTATAA
- a CDS encoding AlkZ-related protein yields MIQNYNDFVNSLLDAGFSMGGGNNEGIFSVVSWSWDEAPPYDTPVRWHTGDPETDPWEWRIRVLDERDDIAYAKLFYKKSGYITKEWYPYFLAVRRGGGNFMDEYSDGTMSHFAKRIYDVIIENEALPLHAIKQIGGFSKEDTSKFDRALVNLQMKMYLTMCGRQQKLSKKGEEYGWSSTVFCTVERYFGKDIIEKAAKINEREAIEKITEQIYSLNSAADPKKITKFIKG; encoded by the coding sequence ATGATTCAAAACTATAACGATTTTGTAAATTCTCTGCTTGATGCAGGCTTTTCTATGGGCGGAGGAAACAACGAGGGGATTTTTTCTGTAGTGTCATGGAGCTGGGATGAAGCTCCCCCCTACGACACACCTGTTCGCTGGCATACCGGCGATCCGGAAACCGACCCTTGGGAGTGGCGTATCCGTGTTTTGGACGAACGTGACGATATTGCTTATGCAAAGCTGTTTTACAAAAAGAGTGGATATATTACTAAAGAATGGTACCCATATTTTTTAGCAGTAAGGCGGGGGGGCGGGAATTTTATGGACGAATACTCAGATGGTACGATGAGCCACTTTGCTAAGCGTATTTATGACGTTATCATCGAAAATGAAGCCTTGCCGCTTCATGCAATCAAACAAATCGGCGGCTTTTCGAAGGAGGATACCTCCAAGTTTGACAGGGCTTTAGTTAATCTGCAAATGAAAATGTACCTGACTATGTGCGGAAGGCAGCAAAAGCTCTCGAAAAAAGGAGAGGAGTACGGCTGGTCATCCACAGTATTCTGTACGGTTGAAAGGTACTTCGGTAAAGACATAATTGAAAAAGCGGCTAAAATCAATGAACGGGAAGCCATAGAAAAAATAACAGAACAGATTTATAGCTTAAATTCTGCAGCAGATCCAAAAAAGATTACAAAATTTATTAAGGGTTAG
- a CDS encoding pyridoxamine 5'-phosphate oxidase family protein — translation MEIIAKAIEMLAKSNEITLASVNENGYPIICALSKIKSEGIKKFWVATGLSSTKVSHFKTNSKASACFYSGGNSITLMGKVSVNQDY, via the coding sequence ATGGAAATTATAGCAAAAGCCATAGAGATGCTGGCAAAAAGTAATGAGATTACTCTTGCATCAGTAAACGAAAATGGCTATCCAATAATTTGTGCGCTTTCAAAAATCAAGTCAGAGGGAATAAAGAAATTTTGGGTTGCAACCGGATTATCGTCTACAAAAGTAAGCCATTTTAAGACAAATTCAAAAGCTAGTGCATGCTTTTATAGCGGTGGGAACAGTATAACCTTAATGGGCAAGGTATCTGTAAATCAAGATTATTAG
- a CDS encoding Type 1 glutamine amidotransferase-like domain-containing protein: MIDSRCGLHCTGCEWKETNGCGGCIETMGHPFHGECPIAICCQDKGLMHCGECDIIPCAKLYGYSYLDSEHGDKPQGARVEVCRCWAAESGKPAWRNVLLTSAGFEDMDGKQKSNIADCFREMLGKSANDAKVLFIPTTAVNNDAKEMDDWCRRELIHIGILPENITTYDIDGSLYEDDAMTYDVIYFTGGDTGYLLRRIKETGFDIIIKKMVYTNKVYVGVSAGSIIATPNIGNPFDESTAGLCLVNAYLSVHCPENMELRTDLPLPHIPLTDNQALVVTCDGYKVVEG; the protein is encoded by the coding sequence ATGATTGATTCACGTTGTGGATTGCACTGCACCGGATGCGAGTGGAAAGAAACTAATGGCTGCGGCGGCTGCATAGAAACAATGGGACATCCCTTTCACGGTGAATGTCCGATAGCGATATGCTGTCAGGATAAAGGATTGATGCATTGCGGTGAGTGTGACATTATTCCATGTGCCAAGCTTTACGGCTATTCATATCTCGACTCGGAACACGGTGATAAGCCACAAGGTGCGCGGGTAGAGGTCTGTCGCTGCTGGGCCGCTGAAAGCGGGAAACCGGCTTGGAGGAATGTTCTGCTCACTTCGGCTGGATTTGAGGATATGGACGGAAAGCAAAAGTCGAATATTGCTGATTGTTTCCGTGAAATGCTTGGCAAGTCTGCAAACGATGCTAAAGTGCTGTTTATCCCAACCACAGCCGTTAATAATGATGCAAAGGAAATGGACGATTGGTGCAGGAGGGAACTAATCCATATTGGTATTTTGCCCGAAAATATTACTACATACGATATTGACGGTAGCTTATACGAGGATGACGCAATGACATATGATGTCATTTACTTCACGGGTGGCGATACCGGTTATTTGCTCAGGAGAATCAAAGAGACAGGCTTTGATATAATCATAAAAAAGATGGTTTACACGAACAAGGTTTACGTTGGCGTAAGCGCGGGCAGTATCATTGCCACTCCAAACATAGGCAACCCATTTGACGAAAGCACAGCGGGACTATGTCTGGTTAACGCTTATCTCTCGGTCCACTGCCCAGAGAATATGGAACTAAGAACAGATCTGCCACTGCCACACATCCCTCTAACGGATAATCAGGCTTTGGTTGTAACATGTGATGGATATAAGGTGGTTGAAGGGTAA
- a CDS encoding response regulator transcription factor, giving the protein MKRVLIVEDEEDIREFIVINLKRTGFEVVEAESGEEALAIIQNEKNLDIMLLDIMLPGIDGYKVLKKTRENNSSIGVIMLTAKSQEIDKVTGLSYGADDYIVKPFSPIELIARIDAILRRINNVNNIENKKILTSGIFKLDLESKRFFKEDKEIELTQTEFLLIELFLKNEGKVLSRNEILDSVWGSDYFGDIKVVDVNMRRVRQKVENDSSSPEYINTVRGFGYKWGKDK; this is encoded by the coding sequence ATGAAACGTGTATTAATTGTAGAGGATGAAGAAGATATAAGAGAATTCATAGTTATTAATTTAAAAAGAACAGGATTTGAAGTAGTTGAAGCTGAAAGTGGAGAAGAGGCACTAGCCATTATACAAAATGAAAAAAATTTAGACATTATGCTTTTAGATATTATGCTTCCGGGCATTGATGGTTATAAAGTTTTAAAGAAGACTAGGGAAAATAATTCTTCAATCGGAGTCATAATGCTTACGGCTAAAAGTCAAGAAATTGATAAAGTAACAGGACTCAGCTATGGAGCAGATGATTATATTGTTAAGCCTTTTAGTCCAATAGAGTTAATTGCTAGGATAGATGCTATTTTAAGAAGAATAAATAATGTAAACAATATAGAAAATAAAAAGATATTAACTTCGGGAATATTTAAACTAGATTTGGAGAGTAAAAGATTTTTCAAAGAAGATAAAGAAATTGAGCTTACACAAACAGAATTTTTATTGATAGAACTTTTTTTGAAAAATGAAGGGAAAGTCTTAAGCAGAAATGAAATTCTAGATAGTGTTTGGGGCAGCGACTATTTTGGTGATATAAAAGTTGTAGATGTAAATATGAGAAGAGTAAGGCAAAAAGTAGAAAATGATTCTTCTTCACCGGAATATATCAATACAGTAAGGGGCTTTGGTTATAAGTGGGGAAAGGATAAGTAA
- a CDS encoding GNAT family N-acetyltransferase, with translation MALADYFYDKPTIETDRLFIRQLQATDIPALKEWMRDKSLYTYWGKGPGRTDKNPELLFEKEEKPTKSFHLGIVIKDNQKAIGELWIYLIENDRMGKVAIRLSNEYHGIGIASEALIAAITFCFENTELQRLWTDVDVRNEASVKLLEKCGFYREGLIRQGKMVSTWCDYYIYGLLKTDLAK, from the coding sequence ATGGCATTAGCAGATTATTTTTATGATAAACCCACTATCGAAACTGATCGGCTTTTTATAAGACAATTGCAGGCCACTGACATCCCGGCTCTGAAAGAATGGATGCGGGATAAGTCCCTATACACTTATTGGGGAAAAGGACCTGGGAGGACGGATAAGAATCCTGAATTGTTATTTGAAAAAGAGGAAAAACCCACAAAGAGTTTTCATCTTGGAATTGTTATAAAAGATAATCAAAAAGCAATCGGTGAGTTATGGATTTATCTGATTGAGAATGACCGGATGGGAAAGGTAGCGATACGCCTCTCCAATGAATACCATGGGATAGGAATCGCTTCTGAAGCGTTAATAGCTGCAATCACGTTCTGCTTTGAAAACACGGAGCTTCAAAGGCTCTGGACCGATGTGGATGTCAGAAATGAAGCATCCGTCAAGCTTCTTGAAAAATGTGGTTTTTATAGAGAAGGCCTTATCAGGCAAGGCAAAATGGTCAGTACATGGTGTGATTATTACATCTATGGACTGTTGAAGACAGACCTTGCAAAGTAG
- a CDS encoding cysteine hydrolase family protein, with translation MKMINKNEFIESSVETLGEIFDILAKLPAIQFKDLQGKQTALVIVDMINGFVREGALKSPRVEGLIPEIEKLSKTCDELHITKLAFADCHTIASPEFDAYPAHCMIGTSEGEMVDELRELGGYTLIPKNSTNGFQEAVFQQWLKENEHINTFVITGDCTDICVQQFAVTLKTWFNMQNKKVRIIVPINTVDTYDLDLHNGDLMNVMALYNMMINGIEVVQGVE, from the coding sequence ATGAAAATGATAAATAAAAATGAGTTTATAGAAAGTAGTGTTGAAACTCTTGGGGAAATCTTTGACATACTGGCAAAGCTCCCGGCTATTCAATTTAAAGACTTACAGGGTAAGCAAACTGCCCTTGTTATAGTCGATATGATAAATGGTTTTGTCAGGGAAGGGGCGTTAAAAAGCCCGAGAGTGGAAGGCTTGATACCTGAAATAGAGAAATTGTCAAAGACTTGCGATGAATTACACATTACAAAGCTTGCTTTCGCAGACTGCCACACAATAGCATCACCGGAATTTGATGCTTATCCGGCACACTGTATGATTGGTACCAGCGAAGGAGAAATGGTTGATGAGCTCAGGGAACTCGGAGGTTATACGCTCATTCCTAAAAACTCTACCAATGGTTTTCAAGAAGCGGTATTTCAGCAATGGCTTAAGGAAAACGAACACATAAATACTTTTGTAATTACCGGTGACTGTACCGATATATGTGTACAGCAATTCGCAGTAACACTAAAGACCTGGTTTAATATGCAGAATAAGAAAGTAAGGATTATTGTGCCTATAAATACGGTTGACACTTATGATTTAGACCTGCATAACGGGGATCTGATGAATGTAATGGCACTATATAACATGATGATTAATGGAATAGAAGTGGTTCAAGGGGTGGAATAA
- a CDS encoding nicotinate phosphoribosyltransferase — MDKMNLTMLTDFYELTMANGYFQNGLKDKQAYFDMFFRKVPDNGGFAIMAGVEQLIEYLKNLKFEDKDIEYLRSKALFGEEFLQYLNNFKFSCDVWAIPEGTPIFPNEPVVTVRGPVIEAQFVETMILLTINHQSLIATKANRIVRAAQGRDVMEFGSRRAQGYDGAIYGARAAYIGGCVGTACTIAEKEFDIPTIGTMAHSWIQMFQTELEAFRAYARTYPGNCTFLVDTYNVLKSGIPNAIKVFNEEIVPRGFRPKGIRIDSGDITYLSKEARKMLDKAGFHDCSIVASNSLDEYIIRDILMQGAQVDLFGVGERLITSKSEPVFGGVYKLAAVEENGEIIPKIKLSENVGKITNPGFKQAWRLFDKESGEAIADVLTVNNETIDESKPYELFDPEYTWKRKTVTNFTAKRLLVRIFDKGTCVYESPKLREIKSYCKAQTDTLWDEIKRFENPHKYYVDLSRPLWEMKERLLQEYSVK; from the coding sequence ATGGATAAGATGAATTTAACTATGCTCACGGATTTTTATGAATTAACCATGGCAAATGGGTATTTTCAGAATGGGTTAAAAGATAAGCAGGCGTATTTTGATATGTTTTTCAGGAAGGTTCCTGATAATGGTGGTTTTGCAATAATGGCTGGAGTTGAGCAGCTTATAGAGTACCTGAAAAACCTTAAGTTTGAGGATAAAGATATTGAATACCTGAGGAGTAAAGCTTTATTCGGTGAAGAATTTTTGCAATACCTTAATAATTTTAAGTTCAGCTGTGATGTTTGGGCTATACCTGAAGGAACTCCAATATTTCCTAATGAGCCTGTAGTTACTGTAAGGGGACCTGTTATTGAAGCACAGTTTGTTGAAACTATGATTTTATTAACAATAAATCATCAAAGTCTTATAGCAACAAAGGCAAACCGAATTGTCAGAGCTGCCCAGGGAAGAGATGTTATGGAGTTCGGTTCAAGAAGGGCACAAGGCTATGATGGAGCTATATATGGAGCAAGGGCTGCATACATAGGTGGCTGTGTTGGAACTGCATGCACAATAGCAGAGAAGGAGTTCGACATTCCGACTATTGGTACAATGGCCCACAGTTGGATTCAGATGTTTCAAACTGAATTAGAGGCTTTCCGTGCTTATGCAAGAACCTATCCGGGCAATTGTACATTTCTTGTAGATACCTACAATGTGTTAAAATCCGGTATACCCAATGCAATAAAAGTGTTTAACGAGGAAATAGTTCCGAGAGGATTCAGGCCCAAGGGAATAAGGATTGATAGCGGTGATATTACGTATCTTTCGAAGGAAGCCAGAAAAATGCTGGATAAAGCGGGGTTTCACGACTGCAGCATAGTGGCGTCAAATTCATTGGATGAATATATTATCAGGGATATACTTATGCAAGGTGCACAGGTGGATTTATTCGGTGTTGGGGAACGACTAATCACTTCCAAGTCAGAGCCTGTGTTTGGGGGGGTCTACAAGTTGGCAGCAGTTGAAGAAAATGGCGAAATAATTCCTAAAATAAAGCTTAGTGAAAATGTAGGGAAAATAACCAACCCGGGATTTAAACAGGCTTGGAGACTTTTTGACAAGGAAAGCGGAGAAGCAATTGCAGATGTGCTTACAGTAAATAATGAGACAATTGATGAAAGCAAGCCTTATGAACTATTTGACCCTGAATATACATGGAAAAGGAAGACGGTAACAAATTTTACTGCAAAAAGGCTTTTGGTTAGGATTTTTGATAAGGGAACCTGTGTATATGAAAGTCCGAAGTTAAGAGAAATAAAAAGCTACTGCAAAGCGCAAACCGATACATTATGGGATGAGATAAAGAGGTTCGAAAACCCACATAAATACTACGTAGATTTGTCAAGGCCACTGTGGGAGATGAAGGAAAGATTGTTGCAGGAGTATTCGGTAAAATAG
- a CDS encoding TrmO family methyltransferase domain-containing protein, with product MNSIKVFSIGRISNKNGNVSVTLEPKYAAGLKGLADYGYAQIIWWLDGCDNQADRNTLVECKPYKNGPEQIGVFALRSPERPNPIAVSNAFVTYVDEENGTVGLAYIDANDGSMVLDIKPYTPSLDRVERPITPSWCHHWPQSVEDSGDFDWEAEFNF from the coding sequence ATGAACAGTATAAAAGTATTTTCCATCGGAAGAATTAGTAATAAAAATGGTAACGTTTCGGTAACCCTTGAGCCAAAGTATGCGGCAGGCTTGAAAGGACTTGCTGATTATGGATACGCCCAGATTATTTGGTGGTTGGACGGCTGTGACAACCAGGCAGATCGAAATACACTTGTTGAATGCAAGCCTTACAAGAATGGACCGGAACAAATTGGCGTATTTGCACTCAGATCTCCTGAAAGACCAAACCCAATAGCCGTATCAAATGCCTTTGTCACTTATGTGGATGAAGAAAACGGTACTGTTGGGCTTGCGTATATTGATGCCAATGATGGAAGTATGGTACTTGATATCAAACCCTATACACCAAGCCTTGACAGAGTTGAAAGACCGATTACCCCTTCGTGGTGCCATCATTGGCCACAATCGGTTGAAGATAGTGGAGATTTTGACTGGGAAGCCGAATTCAATTTTTAA
- a CDS encoding CIA30 family protein, with product MKKILALIISCSIIMSLLPMSVYSATSSQDMVKKMGIGMNLGNTFDAPTEGSWSKAAQEYYFDDFKQAGFKHVRIPIRWDQHTQANSPYTIDSNFLDRIEKVVDWSLSRGFVTVINSHHDTWLMDNYSQNIGRFEKIWEQIAQRFKGKSENLVFEILNEPHGNITDSQINDMNKRILNIIRKTNPTRNVIIGAGFWNSYNSLSQLEIPNDQNLIATFHYYDPYSFTHQWQGTWGTKNDMDAIAMVFNKVKKWSDKNNIPVYLGEYGVMGHSDRTSAVKWFDFVSDQATANGFSCGAWDNGVFGSVDNDMAFYNRDTRQFDKEILNSILTTGTTYNWTPSPETDPDPPHTPATPAYGEQLIENFEGAMQWSAYSGVDATASCKISSGKSNNGMEIKYAGSSNGYWGVVDNGHRNQDWEKWQKISFDIKSSNTNEVRLLIAEKSKIEGEDGEHWTYVIKPSTSWTTIEIPFSSFTKRMDYQPSAQDSSETFDLYKVGSLHFMYNNGNSGTLNIDNIKLIGLPEGKIGDVNEDGNVDSIDSALLKKYLLDPSISINKVNADINLDGEINAIDFAKLKMMLLGK from the coding sequence ATGAAAAAGATATTAGCACTGATTATATCGTGCAGTATTATTATGAGCTTGTTACCTATGTCTGTCTATAGCGCTACCAGTTCTCAGGATATGGTAAAAAAGATGGGAATAGGAATGAACCTTGGAAATACGTTCGACGCACCAACGGAAGGTTCTTGGTCAAAGGCAGCTCAGGAGTACTATTTTGATGATTTTAAACAGGCTGGTTTCAAGCATGTTAGAATTCCAATTCGTTGGGATCAGCATACACAAGCAAACAGTCCTTATACTATTGACAGCAACTTCTTAGACAGAATTGAAAAAGTAGTAGATTGGTCACTTTCCCGTGGATTTGTGACGGTAATTAATTCTCATCATGATACTTGGCTTATGGATAACTATAGTCAGAATATCGGCCGGTTTGAAAAAATATGGGAACAAATTGCACAACGTTTTAAAGGCAAGTCTGAAAATCTGGTTTTTGAGATATTAAATGAGCCACATGGTAATATAACAGATAGCCAGATAAACGATATGAACAAAAGAATTTTAAATATAATAAGAAAGACTAATCCCACTAGAAATGTAATTATTGGAGCAGGTTTCTGGAATAGCTATAATTCATTAAGCCAGTTAGAAATTCCAAACGATCAAAATCTTATAGCAACTTTTCACTATTATGACCCATACTCTTTCACTCACCAGTGGCAGGGTACATGGGGAACCAAAAATGATATGGATGCCATAGCAATGGTTTTTAACAAGGTAAAAAAATGGTCTGATAAAAATAACATACCTGTATATCTTGGAGAATATGGTGTAATGGGACATTCAGATAGAACATCTGCTGTAAAATGGTTTGATTTTGTAAGTGATCAGGCTACAGCAAATGGATTCTCTTGTGGAGCTTGGGATAATGGAGTATTTGGCTCTGTTGACAATGATATGGCATTTTACAATAGAGATACCAGACAGTTTGATAAGGAAATCTTAAATTCAATATTAACTACCGGGACCACCTATAATTGGACTCCTTCACCTGAAACAGATCCAGATCCTCCTCATACACCCGCAACACCGGCTTACGGGGAACAGCTTATTGAAAATTTCGAAGGTGCTATGCAGTGGTCGGCATATTCCGGTGTTGATGCTACTGCATCATGTAAGATCTCCAGTGGCAAATCAAATAACGGTATGGAAATAAAATATGCAGGTTCATCAAATGGATACTGGGGTGTTGTAGACAATGGACATAGAAATCAGGATTGGGAAAAATGGCAAAAAATATCCTTTGATATAAAATCCTCAAATACAAATGAAGTTAGACTGCTTATAGCTGAAAAAAGTAAGATTGAAGGAGAGGATGGAGAACACTGGACTTATGTCATAAAACCTAGTACTTCTTGGACTACGATTGAGATTCCATTTTCATCTTTCACAAAAAGAATGGATTATCAGCCATCTGCACAAGATAGCAGTGAAACTTTTGACTTATACAAAGTAGGTTCCTTGCATTTTATGTATAATAACGGTAATTCAGGTACTCTAAATATTGACAATATTAAGTTGATTGGCCTACCCGAAGGAAAAATTGGAGATGTAAATGAAGATGGCAATGTTGATTCAATAGATTCTGCATTGTTAAAAAAATACTTGCTGGACCCATCTATTAGCATTAATAAAGTGAATGCAGACATTAATTTGGATGGAGAAATCAATGCCATTGACTTTGCAAAGCTGAAAATGATGCTACTTGGAAAATAA
- a CDS encoding helix-turn-helix transcriptional regulator — protein MKLDRLLGILTILLKNDRVTAPQLAEKFEVTRRTIGRDIDTLCQAGIPIVTHQGGGGGISIADGYKLDKSILTTDELSSIIAALKGIGSVSEKSHVERTLDKLSTNKDTVVSLREPIVIDLASNYKGSLTPKIKLIKQAILGQRLIEFDYYYEKGQTHRRIEPYFVIFQWTSWYVFGFCLERRDWRMFKLARLWDLQLCEETYTQREIPSERRDFNAHLPDDKKLVVLFEPSVKYQLIETYGFNCFTETEGGRLRLEIGYTSREYTISWLLGFGKKAKVIEPTDMGDEIKSIAENIIQNYK, from the coding sequence ATGAAACTTGACCGTCTGCTTGGTATTCTCACAATTCTTCTCAAAAACGATCGCGTAACCGCACCTCAGCTTGCCGAAAAGTTTGAGGTTACACGCCGCACTATCGGGCGGGACATTGATACGCTTTGTCAGGCAGGAATACCCATTGTAACACATCAGGGCGGAGGCGGAGGTATTTCGATTGCCGACGGCTATAAACTGGACAAAAGCATTCTCACCACCGACGAGCTTTCCAGCATTATCGCAGCGCTTAAGGGGATTGGCAGCGTATCCGAGAAATCTCATGTTGAACGGACGCTTGATAAGCTGTCAACCAACAAAGACACTGTGGTGTCTTTAAGGGAGCCTATAGTCATTGACCTTGCATCCAATTATAAAGGCAGCCTGACACCTAAAATTAAACTTATCAAGCAGGCCATTTTGGGGCAAAGGCTGATAGAATTTGATTATTACTATGAAAAAGGCCAGACACACCGTCGGATTGAACCATACTTTGTTATTTTTCAGTGGACGTCATGGTATGTATTCGGATTCTGTTTGGAGAGGCGGGACTGGCGGATGTTTAAGCTAGCGCGGCTGTGGGATTTACAGTTGTGCGAGGAAACATATACCCAGCGTGAAATACCGTCGGAAAGGCGGGATTTTAACGCTCACCTGCCTGACGACAAAAAGCTGGTGGTGTTGTTTGAACCATCTGTGAAATATCAGTTGATTGAAACTTACGGCTTTAATTGTTTTACTGAAACAGAGGGCGGCAGACTGCGGCTAGAGATCGGCTATACCAGCCGGGAGTACACAATAAGCTGGCTGCTGGGCTTCGGGAAGAAGGCAAAAGTTATTGAGCCCACTGATATGGGTGATGAGATAAAAAGTATTGCCGAAAATATTATTCAAAACTACAAATGA
- a CDS encoding sensor histidine kinase: MKGIKKRLFLNYLIGVCLVLFSVELILMISIKNYYYKSVEQSLNEKAQSSATFYDQYLNKNYANLSDSLAPLVENNTEQQNIEIQIIDKKGNILLSSGIVSAEKIQTNDFQKALKGEASTWTGNNFDTNEKVMSASNALKDLDSNIIAVIRVVTSLEDVNNLILKYLFLSMTLLIVILICIFISSTILSKTIIEPVREVNDIARKMSKGQFNERINKHYNDEIGELSDTLNYMASEILKAEETKNDFISSVSHELRTPLTAIKGWGETIITGSFEDKEEIEKGLKVILRETDRLKNMVDELLDFSKLEGNKLVLNMEKTDIKEEIEEILRLYDGRAKKERISLQSKFTENIPEFSVDRNRFKQVIINILDNAMKFSPKDSNILINVSTLENELIIEIIDNGYGIAKEDLPKIKDKFFKGNSKKSGSGIGLAVCDKIIKLHGGSLELKSELNKGTNVIIKLRIN, from the coding sequence ATGAAAGGAATTAAAAAGAGATTATTTTTAAATTACTTAATCGGTGTTTGCTTAGTACTTTTTTCTGTTGAATTAATTCTTATGATATCTATAAAAAATTATTATTATAAATCAGTAGAACAAAGTCTTAATGAAAAAGCTCAATCTTCAGCAACATTTTATGATCAATATTTAAACAAAAATTATGCTAATCTTAGTGACTCATTAGCACCACTTGTTGAAAATAATACTGAACAGCAAAATATAGAAATTCAAATTATAGATAAAAAAGGCAATATTCTTTTAAGCAGTGGAATAGTATCGGCTGAAAAAATACAAACGAATGATTTTCAGAAAGCACTTAAAGGTGAAGCATCAACTTGGACAGGTAATAACTTTGATACTAATGAAAAAGTTATGTCTGCATCAAATGCACTTAAGGATTTAGATTCCAATATAATAGCAGTTATAAGAGTTGTTACATCTTTAGAAGATGTGAATAACCTTATTTTAAAGTATTTATTTTTATCAATGACTTTATTAATTGTTATTTTAATTTGTATTTTTATATCAAGCACTATTTTAAGTAAAACAATTATTGAACCTGTAAGAGAAGTTAATGATATAGCACGTAAGATGTCAAAAGGGCAATTCAATGAAAGGATAAACAAACATTATAATGATGAAATTGGAGAACTTTCAGATACTTTAAACTATATGGCTTCAGAAATTTTGAAAGCAGAGGAGACGAAAAATGATTTTATATCTTCTGTTTCCCATGAATTGAGGACTCCGCTTACAGCTATAAAAGGGTGGGGAGAAACAATTATTACCGGAAGTTTTGAAGATAAAGAAGAAATTGAAAAAGGGTTAAAAGTAATATTAAGAGAAACGGATAGACTAAAAAATATGGTAGATGAACTTTTAGATTTTTCAAAATTAGAAGGCAATAAGCTGGTTTTGAATATGGAAAAAACTGATATAAAAGAAGAGATAGAAGAAATATTAAGATTATATGATGGAAGGGCAAAAAAAGAAAGAATTTCTCTTCAGTCAAAATTTACAGAAAATATCCCAGAGTTTTCAGTAGACAGAAATAGATTTAAACAAGTAATTATTAATATTTTAGATAATGCTATGAAATTTTCACCGAAAGATTCAAACATACTAATAAATGTTTCTACTTTAGAAAATGAGCTGATTATTGAAATAATAGATAATGGCTATGGAATAGCTAAAGAAGATCTTCCGAAAATTAAGGATAAGTTTTTTAAAGGTAATTCAAAAAAATCCGGTAGTGGCATAGGTTTAGCTGTTTGTGATAAAATTATAAAATTACATGGGGGCAGCTTAGAGCTAAAAAGTGAGTTAAATAAAGGAACTAATGTAATAATTAAATTGAGGATAAATTAA